From a region of the Lactuca sativa cultivar Salinas chromosome 4, Lsat_Salinas_v11, whole genome shotgun sequence genome:
- the LOC111895136 gene encoding uncharacterized mitochondrial protein AtMg00810-like has product MGFGYKIFADSSSVAVDEKKYRGMIGSLLYLTTSRPNIMFSTCLCARFQVNPKVSHLLVVKQIFRYLKCTKNLRIWYPTNQSFLLQAYCDSNYGGLQLDRKSTSGGCQFLGGRLVSWSSKKPNCIALSIAEAEYIVAASYISQVLWMRSELLDYGYRFQ; this is encoded by the coding sequence ATGGGCTTTGGATACAAGATCTTTGCTGATTCCTCAAGTGTTGCAGTCGATGAAAAGAAAtatagaggaatgattggatctctacTCTATCTTACAACAAGTCGTCCAAATATCATGTTTTCTACTTGCCtatgtgccagatttcaagtcaatccAAAGGTGTCTCATCTTTTGGTTGTCAAGCAAATTTTCCGATACCTTAAATGTACCAAGAACCTCAGAATCTGGTACCCAACAAATCAGAGCTTCCTTCTGCAAGCCTACTGCGATTCAAACTATGGTGGACTACAACTGGATAGAAAAAGCACATCAGGTGGATGTCAGTTTCTGGGTGGTAGATTGGttagttggtcatccaagaaaccAAACTGCATTGCTCTCTCAATagctgaagctgaatacattgttgctgccAGCTATATctctcaagttctatggatgagGTCTGAACTCCTGGATTATGGTTATCGCTTTCAATGA